A genome region from Lusitaniella coriacea LEGE 07157 includes the following:
- a CDS encoding NADP-dependent isocitrate dehydrogenase, with protein sequence MYEKITPPTVGSKITFKDGQPIIPDDPIIPFIRGDGTGVDIWPATEKVINAAVQAAYGNKRKINWFKIYAGDEACEKYGTYQYLPQDTLNAIEEYGIAIKGPLTTPVGGGIRSLNVALRQIFELYACVRPCKYYSGTPSPHKSPEKLDVIVYRENTEDIYLGIEWREGTEMAQKIIHLLNTDLIPGTPEHGKKQIRLDSGIGIKPISKTGSQRLVRRAMQHALRLPPHKQQVTLVHKGNIMKYTEGAFRDWGYELVTMEFRDKCVTERESWILDNQQKNPDLSVEENARRIEPGYDALTPDKQQKICQEVRAVLDSIGESHGNGKWQQKVMVNDRIADSIFQQIQTRPDEYSILATMNLNGDYLSDAAAAIVGGLGMGPGANIGDNCAIFEATHGTAPKHAGLDRINPGSVILSGVMMLEFMKWQEAADAIKKGIARAIADRAVTYDLARLMEPPVEPPLKCSEFAQAIIDRF encoded by the coding sequence ACGGGACAGGCGTTGATATTTGGCCCGCAACAGAAAAAGTTATTAATGCTGCGGTACAAGCGGCTTACGGCAACAAGCGCAAAATTAATTGGTTTAAAATCTATGCCGGAGATGAGGCGTGCGAAAAGTACGGCACGTATCAATATTTGCCCCAAGATACCCTAAACGCCATTGAAGAGTATGGCATTGCAATCAAGGGTCCTCTTACAACTCCTGTGGGCGGAGGAATTCGCTCATTGAATGTGGCGCTGCGGCAAATTTTTGAACTGTATGCTTGCGTTCGTCCTTGCAAGTATTACTCCGGAACCCCCTCACCCCACAAATCCCCGGAAAAGTTAGATGTCATCGTCTATCGGGAAAATACCGAAGATATTTATTTAGGGATTGAATGGCGCGAAGGGACAGAAATGGCGCAAAAAATCATTCACCTACTCAATACCGATTTAATTCCCGGCACACCCGAACACGGGAAGAAGCAAATTCGCCTCGATTCTGGAATTGGGATTAAACCGATTAGCAAAACGGGATCGCAACGATTGGTGCGCCGCGCGATGCAACACGCCCTGCGTTTACCCCCCCACAAGCAACAGGTAACGCTGGTGCATAAGGGCAATATCATGAAGTACACCGAGGGCGCGTTTCGCGATTGGGGTTACGAACTCGTGACAATGGAGTTTCGCGATAAGTGCGTGACAGAACGAGAATCCTGGATTTTGGATAATCAACAGAAGAATCCCGATTTGAGCGTTGAGGAAAATGCCCGTCGAATCGAACCGGGATACGATGCGCTGACTCCCGATAAACAGCAAAAAATTTGTCAAGAAGTTCGGGCGGTTTTGGACTCTATTGGGGAGAGTCACGGGAACGGAAAGTGGCAGCAAAAGGTGATGGTGAACGATCGTATTGCCGATAGTATTTTCCAACAAATTCAAACACGCCCCGATGAGTATTCGATCCTTGCAACAATGAACCTCAATGGGGATTACCTTTCCGATGCTGCGGCGGCAATTGTTGGCGGTTTGGGAATGGGTCCAGGGGCGAATATTGGGGATAATTGCGCGATTTTTGAGGCAACTCACGGAACTGCACCGAAACACGCTGGATTGGATCGGATTAATCCGGGTTCGGTGATTTTGTCTGGGGTGATGATGCTGGAGTTTATGAAATGGCAAGAAGCGGCGGATGCGATTAAGAAAGGAATTGCTCGCGCGATCGCGGACAGGGCAGTAACCTACGATTTAGCCCGTTTAATGGAACCCCCAGTCGAACCGCCTTTGAAATGCTCTGAGTTTGCCCAAGCGATTATCGATCGCTTCTAA